From one Peptoniphilaceae bacterium AMB_02 genomic stretch:
- a CDS encoding bifunctional hydroxymethylpyrimidine kinase/phosphomethylpyrimidine kinase, which translates to MKRVLLIGDIVSHGKIALSTMIPILSKMKLDISNLPTSIVSNTFDYKISELHDLTDYMRNTVEIWETLDFQFDVIVTGFINSEEQVKIIEKLLSYQKTKPLIITDPIMGDDGELYHGLPLEIIDHMKKMITHSDIILPNVTEAALLLDEKPSKTISESTAIRWLNKFNGLGLKSAVLTSVLINGEYYVYGLNLDGEPFRIKYEVIPYKFAGTGDIFSSFMTGKITQGNTVEEAAHYSSSLLSKILKMESIDITEIVRDVPIERYLDLID; encoded by the coding sequence ATGAAGAGAGTTTTACTGATAGGGGATATTGTGAGTCATGGAAAGATTGCATTATCAACTATGATACCCATACTATCAAAAATGAAGCTGGATATAAGCAATTTACCTACATCAATAGTATCTAATACTTTTGACTATAAAATCTCAGAACTTCATGATTTAACTGATTATATGAGAAATACAGTAGAAATCTGGGAGACATTGGATTTTCAATTTGATGTTATCGTAACCGGTTTTATCAACTCTGAAGAGCAAGTTAAGATAATAGAAAAACTTCTATCATATCAAAAAACGAAGCCGTTGATAATAACCGACCCTATAATGGGAGATGACGGGGAGCTTTATCATGGTTTACCATTAGAGATTATAGATCATATGAAGAAAATGATAACACATTCCGATATCATTCTGCCTAATGTGACAGAAGCAGCGCTTTTATTGGATGAGAAGCCTTCAAAGACTATATCAGAAAGTACTGCGATTAGGTGGTTAAATAAGTTTAATGGTTTAGGATTGAAATCTGCGGTATTAACCAGTGTTTTAATCAATGGAGAATACTATGTCTATGGCTTAAACTTAGACGGCGAACCCTTCAGAATAAAATACGAAGTTATCCCATATAAATTTGCTGGTACCGGAGATATCTTTTCGTCTTTTATGACGGGTAAGATAACACAGGGTAACACAGTTGAAGAAGCTGCACATTATTCTTCTTCATTATTGAGTAAGATTTTAAAAATGGAAAGTATTGACATAACTGAAATAGTTAGAGA